The Niastella koreensis GR20-10 genome includes a window with the following:
- a CDS encoding glycoside hydrolase family 95 protein, which yields MRIVTITFTLFLLTVTRQISAQSGLSLWYNKPAEAWVEALPVGNGHIGGMIFGRVEEELIQLNESTLYSGGPVKQSINPDAFQYLAPIREALLKEQDYSKANELAKKMQGYFTESYLPLGDLLLKQSFNGRTPSAYQRRLDLQTAIATTRFTVDGVEYTREVFCSAPANVMVIRIRAGVPGAIDLSVALNSPLHYTISAKANNEVIMSGKAPAHVDPSYYNPKDRQPVIYEDTAGCNGMRFQCRVKAITKTGTVTADTLGLHVQHATELVLIVSAATSFNGFDKCPDKEGKNEQAIAAGLIDAAAKRSYTGLQQDHVNDHQRYFNRVSFILKDTGAASNTNSTLPVDKRLQAYSAGAYDPALETLYYQYGRYLLIAASRPGGPPANLQGIWNKELRAPWSSNYTININTQMNYWPAESTNLSEMHLPLLQWLKILSVTGARVAREFYHCDGWVAHHNSDIWGCANPVGDRGAGDPVWANWYMGGNWLCQHLWEHYAFTQDKKFLATAYPIMKQAAVFTLNWLVKDSSGYWVTAPSTSPENKFRDEKGRAQAVSVATTMDMSIIRDLFTNVIEASEALNTDQLFRNRLTEVRKHLYPLRKGSKGELLEWYKEFAETDPQHRHVSHLFGLHPGRQISQHNTPEFFEAAKKTLEIRGDAGTGWSRGWKINWWARLLDGDHAYKLIRQLLNYSGADGKGGGGTYPNLFDAHPPFQIDGNFAGTAGMTEMMLQSHLGEVHLLPALPAAWKEGAVKGLKARGGFTVDILWAKGKLHKAMITAAIDGVCRIRNNRPFVVNAVSAKQEADDFVLSVKMKKGQRYYVHPLE from the coding sequence ATGCGTATTGTTACTATAACGTTCACACTATTCCTGCTTACCGTCACCCGACAAATATCTGCGCAGTCTGGTCTCAGCTTGTGGTACAATAAACCGGCTGAAGCGTGGGTAGAGGCCCTGCCGGTGGGGAACGGTCACATAGGCGGAATGATTTTCGGGCGGGTAGAGGAAGAACTGATCCAGTTGAATGAAAGTACGCTCTACAGCGGTGGCCCCGTAAAACAATCCATCAATCCTGATGCCTTTCAATACCTTGCGCCCATTCGCGAAGCGTTGCTGAAGGAACAGGATTATTCAAAAGCAAATGAACTGGCCAAAAAGATGCAGGGGTATTTTACCGAATCCTACCTGCCGCTGGGCGACCTGCTGCTAAAGCAATCGTTCAATGGGCGCACGCCGTCTGCTTACCAGCGCAGGCTCGATCTTCAAACCGCTATCGCCACTACCCGTTTCACGGTTGATGGGGTGGAATATACGCGCGAAGTTTTCTGCTCGGCGCCTGCCAACGTAATGGTCATCCGCATTCGCGCCGGCGTTCCCGGCGCTATCGATCTTTCGGTGGCATTGAACAGTCCCCTGCATTACACCATTTCTGCAAAAGCGAACAATGAAGTGATCATGAGCGGTAAGGCGCCCGCACATGTTGATCCCAGTTATTATAATCCCAAAGACCGGCAGCCTGTTATTTATGAAGATACGGCAGGTTGCAACGGCATGCGTTTCCAGTGCCGGGTAAAAGCCATTACCAAAACAGGAACGGTCACGGCAGATACTTTGGGCCTGCACGTGCAGCATGCAACAGAACTGGTCCTGATCGTATCCGCCGCCACCAGTTTCAACGGTTTTGATAAATGTCCTGATAAGGAAGGGAAAAACGAGCAGGCCATTGCCGCTGGCCTGATCGATGCGGCCGCAAAAAGATCTTACACCGGGTTGCAACAGGACCATGTGAACGATCATCAGCGCTATTTTAACCGCGTTTCGTTTATACTGAAGGATACTGGCGCTGCAAGTAATACAAACAGCACGCTGCCTGTGGACAAACGGTTACAGGCGTATTCAGCAGGCGCGTATGACCCGGCGCTGGAGACCTTATACTACCAGTACGGGCGTTACCTGCTGATTGCTGCATCGAGGCCGGGCGGGCCACCGGCAAATTTGCAGGGTATCTGGAATAAGGAATTGAGAGCGCCCTGGAGTTCCAACTATACCATCAATATCAATACACAAATGAATTACTGGCCGGCAGAAAGCACCAATTTGTCTGAAATGCATTTGCCACTGCTGCAGTGGTTGAAGATACTTTCCGTGACCGGCGCCCGGGTGGCGCGGGAGTTTTACCATTGCGATGGCTGGGTGGCGCATCATAATTCGGATATCTGGGGTTGCGCCAACCCGGTGGGCGACCGGGGCGCCGGCGATCCGGTGTGGGCCAACTGGTATATGGGCGGTAACTGGCTTTGTCAGCATTTGTGGGAACACTATGCATTTACCCAGGATAAGAAATTCCTCGCCACAGCATACCCTATCATGAAACAGGCCGCTGTATTCACGCTCAACTGGCTGGTGAAAGACAGCAGCGGTTATTGGGTAACAGCGCCTTCCACTTCTCCCGAGAATAAATTCCGCGATGAAAAAGGGCGGGCGCAGGCGGTATCGGTTGCTACCACGATGGATATGTCTATCATCCGGGACCTTTTTACGAATGTAATAGAAGCGTCCGAAGCGTTGAATACAGATCAGCTATTTCGCAACCGGTTAACCGAAGTAAGAAAGCACCTGTACCCATTAAGAAAAGGAAGCAAGGGCGAATTGCTGGAATGGTATAAAGAGTTTGCAGAAACCGACCCGCAGCACCGCCATGTATCCCATCTGTTTGGTTTGCATCCGGGCCGCCAGATCTCTCAGCACAATACACCGGAGTTTTTTGAGGCGGCAAAGAAAACGCTGGAGATAAGGGGCGATGCGGGTACCGGCTGGAGCCGGGGATGGAAGATCAACTGGTGGGCGCGTTTGCTCGATGGCGACCATGCCTATAAATTGATTCGTCAACTGCTCAACTATTCGGGCGCCGACGGAAAGGGTGGTGGCGGTACCTACCCTAACCTTTTTGATGCGCATCCGCCCTTTCAGATAGATGGCAACTTTGCGGGAACGGCTGGTATGACGGAAATGATGCTGCAAAGCCATTTGGGCGAAGTACATCTTTTACCCGCCCTGCCGGCTGCATGGAAAGAAGGAGCGGTAAAAGGACTGAAAGCGCGCGGCGGATTTACGGTAGATATACTATGGGCAAAAGGGAAGTTGCACAAAGCCATGATCACGGCCGCCATCGATGGGGTGTGCCGGATAAGGAACAACAGGCCATTTGTTGTGAATGCAGTCAGCGCAAAACAGGAAGCTGATGATTTCGTGCTTTCAGTAAAAATGAAGAAAGGGCAGCGATACTATGTTCATCCGCTGGAATGA
- a CDS encoding endo-1,4-beta-xylanase, which yields MKIYFKLAVCCTFLLACSKKEQAGTPATGEPPIDTTGLYAHAHFPMGASINTNLLRNNAVYTALVAKEFNSVTPENVMKMDATEPTQGNFNFGEADYLVSFAQQHGMRVHGHALVWYQALPGWVTSFNGDSTAWENMLKTHIQTEVAHFKGKVVSWDVVNEAIDEDGTLRNNIWLQHLGPDYVARSFQYARQADPDVLLFYNDYGHEYSAVKRAAILSLVTGMKNRGIPIDGIGMQMHTNTTVPDNAIAAAITAVANTGLKVHISELDIAVNPGNDQNMTFTPAIATAQSQKYQNLVKAYNALPAAQQFGITTWDVGDADSWIPPFYHRPDWPLPFDASYKRKDAWQGIVNGLK from the coding sequence ATGAAAATATATTTCAAACTGGCCGTGTGCTGTACCTTCTTACTGGCCTGCTCAAAAAAAGAGCAGGCCGGTACACCGGCCACCGGTGAACCGCCAATTGACACCACAGGGTTATATGCGCATGCGCATTTCCCCATGGGCGCTTCCATTAATACAAACCTGTTAAGGAACAATGCGGTTTATACCGCCCTGGTGGCAAAAGAGTTCAACAGTGTAACACCCGAAAACGTGATGAAGATGGACGCCACCGAGCCAACGCAGGGCAATTTCAATTTCGGTGAGGCCGACTACCTGGTCAGCTTCGCGCAGCAGCATGGCATGCGGGTGCATGGGCATGCCCTGGTTTGGTACCAGGCATTGCCTGGCTGGGTTACCAGTTTCAACGGCGATTCCACCGCCTGGGAAAACATGCTGAAAACGCATATCCAAACCGAAGTGGCCCATTTCAAAGGCAAGGTTGTTTCCTGGGATGTGGTGAACGAAGCGATCGATGAAGACGGTACCCTGCGCAACAATATCTGGCTGCAGCACCTGGGACCCGATTACGTGGCCCGCAGCTTTCAATATGCACGGCAGGCAGATCCAGACGTCCTCCTGTTCTACAACGATTATGGCCACGAATATTCAGCGGTAAAACGGGCGGCCATTTTATCGCTGGTTACGGGTATGAAGAACCGGGGAATCCCAATCGACGGCATCGGCATGCAGATGCACACCAATACTACCGTGCCCGATAATGCAATTGCCGCTGCCATCACCGCGGTGGCCAATACCGGCCTTAAAGTGCACATCTCCGAACTCGATATTGCTGTGAACCCCGGTAACGACCAGAATATGACCTTTACTCCGGCTATAGCAACGGCGCAGTCACAGAAATACCAGAACCTGGTAAAGGCATACAATGCGTTACCGGCGGCCCAGCAATTCGGTATTACCACCTGGGACGTTGGCGACGCCGATTCGTGGATCCCGCCCTTTTATCACCGCCCCGACTGGCCGCTGCCGTTCGATGCATCTTATAAGCGAAAAGATGCCTGGCAGGGAATTGTAAATGGATTGAAATAA
- a CDS encoding glycoside hydrolase family 2 protein, translating to MTMIFTKPVFIFGFLVLLANALPAQTTSLNGAWKALVDPAGVGDWRQVWLEDKPQHKTDFFEYSFTGAPVLKVPGDFNSQRCELTYYEGTVWYKKQFNYTLQHGKRLFLHFGAVNYAADVYLNGSKLGSHEGGFTPFQFEITGKVKAGANALVVKVNNIRHTDGLPGYGYDWLNYGGISRDVELTERAGTYIEDYSIQLKKDGLHTVAGRVQLNGIQPAQHITIRIPELNLVYKTQTDEKGMAGIEFSAAFTLWSPEMPKLYKVVIESETDTVVARVGFRCIEVKGNKILLNGKPVFLKAVNIHEENPYKGARAWSKQDADLLLNAAKELGCNLVRLAHYPHNENMVKEAEKMGLMVWSELPIYQHIQFADSAVRAKMGTMLEEMVRRDKNRCGVVIWSLSNETYPGTPNRTEALVALTQQCRALDSTRLITHVTNTQRYQNNTFDVWDPLYQSCDFISLNEYIGWYVPWQGKPADTKWKLVCPEKPVFISEFGGEALYGSHYGKTDEAAYFTEAYQAKIYTDQLQLFNTVPNLCGVCPWLLFDYRSPARMNPVYQQGYNRKGLLSDKGEKKRAWYLMHAYYQQKNKQAI from the coding sequence ATGACAATGATTTTCACAAAACCGGTTTTTATTTTCGGCTTCCTTGTTCTGTTGGCTAACGCGCTGCCTGCCCAAACAACCAGCCTGAATGGGGCGTGGAAAGCCCTCGTCGATCCGGCGGGAGTGGGTGACTGGCGGCAGGTTTGGCTGGAAGATAAGCCGCAGCATAAAACCGATTTTTTCGAGTATTCGTTTACCGGGGCGCCCGTATTAAAAGTACCGGGAGATTTTAATTCCCAACGATGTGAGCTCACTTATTATGAAGGGACAGTGTGGTACAAAAAGCAATTTAATTACACCCTGCAACACGGTAAGCGGTTGTTCCTGCATTTTGGCGCCGTAAATTATGCCGCGGACGTTTACCTGAATGGCAGTAAGCTCGGCAGCCACGAAGGCGGCTTTACCCCCTTTCAATTTGAAATTACCGGCAAAGTAAAGGCGGGCGCGAATGCCCTCGTTGTTAAAGTAAACAACATCCGGCATACCGACGGATTACCCGGCTATGGATACGACTGGTTAAATTATGGCGGCATATCCCGTGATGTGGAGTTGACCGAAAGGGCCGGCACTTATATTGAAGATTATAGCATACAATTAAAAAAAGACGGTTTACATACGGTGGCAGGCCGGGTGCAATTGAATGGAATACAACCCGCACAGCATATTACTATCAGGATCCCTGAGTTGAACCTGGTTTATAAAACCCAAACAGATGAAAAGGGAATGGCCGGGATTGAATTTTCGGCAGCGTTTACCCTGTGGTCGCCTGAAATGCCTAAATTGTATAAGGTGGTAATAGAAAGTGAAACGGATACAGTGGTGGCCAGGGTAGGGTTCAGGTGTATTGAAGTGAAAGGGAATAAGATACTGCTAAACGGGAAACCGGTTTTTCTGAAAGCGGTAAATATTCATGAAGAAAATCCATACAAAGGCGCCCGGGCCTGGTCTAAGCAGGATGCTGATCTATTATTGAATGCAGCAAAGGAGCTGGGCTGCAACCTCGTTCGGTTGGCCCACTATCCGCACAATGAAAACATGGTAAAAGAAGCGGAGAAAATGGGTTTAATGGTTTGGAGCGAACTCCCCATTTATCAGCATATTCAATTTGCCGATAGCGCCGTGCGGGCAAAGATGGGAACGATGCTGGAAGAAATGGTGCGCCGTGACAAAAACCGCTGCGGGGTTGTTATCTGGAGCCTTTCCAATGAAACCTATCCCGGTACGCCCAACCGCACCGAAGCGCTGGTGGCCTTAACGCAGCAATGCAGGGCACTGGATTCCACCCGGTTGATCACACATGTTACCAATACCCAGCGGTACCAGAACAACACATTTGATGTTTGGGATCCGCTTTACCAATCGTGCGACTTTATTTCGTTGAACGAGTACATTGGCTGGTATGTGCCCTGGCAGGGTAAACCGGCCGATACAAAATGGAAGCTGGTTTGCCCGGAGAAGCCGGTGTTTATCTCGGAGTTCGGCGGCGAAGCTTTATATGGCAGTCATTACGGAAAGACAGATGAAGCCGCTTACTTCACCGAAGCATACCAGGCAAAGATATATACCGACCAATTGCAATTATTCAACACCGTGCCCAACTTATGCGGGGTATGCCCCTGGTTATTGTTCGACTACCGGTCGCCGGCCAGGATGAATCCTGTTTACCAGCAGGGATATAACCGCAAAGGGTTACTGTCTGATAAAGGCGAAAAAAAGAGAGCCTGGTATTTGATGCATGCGTATTACCAACAAAAAAATAAACAAGCCATATGA
- a CDS encoding two-component regulator propeller domain-containing protein: protein MPGNAVLNRYDGYEFKVFRNNFKNNRSLINNRINAIGEDAEDNLWVGTSQGACVYQRHTNNFSFLYYYTPQKKAKQLNSVVNDVEADGQGNMLAGYWRAGPRHN, encoded by the coding sequence ATGCCTGGTAATGCCGTTTTGAACCGCTATGATGGATATGAATTCAAGGTCTTCAGAAATAACTTCAAAAACAACCGGTCTTTAATTAACAACCGGATCAATGCCATCGGTGAAGATGCAGAAGACAATTTGTGGGTAGGTACCAGCCAGGGCGCATGTGTTTACCAAAGGCACACTAACAATTTTTCTTTTCTTTATTATTATACTCCTCAAAAAAAAGCGAAACAGCTAAATTCGGTCGTCAACGATGTTGAAGCCGACGGGCAGGGCAATATGTTAGCCGGTTATTGGCGAGCCGGGCCCCGACACAATTGA
- a CDS encoding carboxylesterase/lipase family protein gives MKKKPILLALFAIFSTSIIVAQQPAAIKIADGLVQGRVEGGLTVYRGIPFALPPVGNLRWRAPQPVKKWDTVLQANKFAPGPVQGWTPPSGKSEDCLYLNVWSPALSAGEKLPVLVWIYGGGFNAGATSDVNYSGEKLAAKGVLFVSIAYRVGQLGFLAHPELSAESPSHTSGNYGLLDMIAGLQWVQKNIAAFGGDPGKVTIFGESAGGIAVSMLCASPLAKGLFRGAISQSGGSFGPPRTTTYPGENLKKLPDAESAGSAYVKNAGYNSIANLRKLDADKLPAIRGLAWPIIDGWVIPDDQYKLYDAGKYNDVAVMIGYNSDEGASFSPPKTPADYTTAVNTRYGKFAADLLKAYPVDSNNVPKTARDLSRDAAFGWHTWSWARLQSKTGRSNVFYYYFDQHPGYPAGSPRYGYGSPHAQEVAYVFKHLDAAQTTKSDLEISDAMATYWTNFAKYGHPNGSGLPAWPAFSDKKPVVMYFNQTPHSGPVPDAKSLEVLDAYFKWRRTPEGEEWAK, from the coding sequence ATGAAAAAGAAACCTATCCTCCTTGCCTTGTTTGCCATTTTTTCCACCAGCATCATTGTTGCCCAACAACCTGCCGCTATTAAAATTGCGGATGGGTTGGTGCAGGGAAGGGTTGAAGGTGGATTAACGGTTTACAGAGGCATTCCCTTTGCCTTGCCACCGGTTGGCAATTTGCGTTGGCGCGCGCCACAACCGGTAAAAAAATGGGACACCGTGTTACAGGCAAACAAATTTGCTCCCGGTCCCGTACAGGGGTGGACGCCCCCTTCAGGAAAAAGCGAAGATTGTTTATACCTGAATGTTTGGTCGCCTGCCCTGTCTGCCGGTGAAAAGCTGCCTGTGCTGGTATGGATCTATGGCGGTGGTTTTAATGCCGGCGCCACTTCAGATGTAAATTACAGTGGTGAAAAATTAGCAGCCAAAGGCGTACTGTTTGTAAGCATCGCTTACCGGGTTGGCCAGTTGGGGTTTTTAGCACATCCCGAATTAAGTGCGGAAAGCCCCAGCCATACCTCCGGAAATTATGGGCTGCTGGATATGATAGCCGGGTTGCAATGGGTGCAGAAAAACATTGCCGCATTTGGCGGCGATCCCGGTAAAGTCACCATTTTCGGTGAATCGGCAGGTGGCATTGCCGTTAGCATGTTATGCGCTTCGCCGCTCGCCAAAGGATTATTCCGGGGGGCCATCTCCCAAAGCGGTGGGTCGTTCGGCCCGCCAAGGACCACTACGTATCCCGGCGAAAATTTAAAAAAACTCCCCGATGCAGAAAGCGCTGGCAGCGCGTATGTAAAGAATGCAGGATATAATTCCATCGCAAATTTGCGAAAGCTTGATGCAGATAAATTACCTGCCATCCGCGGGCTGGCATGGCCAATTATCGATGGCTGGGTAATACCAGACGATCAGTATAAATTATATGACGCAGGTAAATATAATGATGTGGCTGTGATGATCGGCTACAACTCCGATGAAGGCGCCAGCTTTTCACCGCCTAAAACGCCTGCTGATTATACAACGGCTGTAAATACCCGGTATGGCAAATTTGCCGCGGATCTGTTGAAAGCTTATCCCGTTGATTCAAATAATGTTCCTAAAACAGCAAGGGACTTAAGCCGGGATGCCGCCTTTGGCTGGCATACATGGAGCTGGGCCCGGCTGCAATCGAAGACCGGTAGATCGAACGTGTTTTATTATTACTTCGATCAGCATCCCGGTTATCCGGCGGGTTCGCCGCGTTACGGCTATGGATCGCCGCATGCGCAGGAAGTAGCTTACGTTTTCAAACACCTCGATGCGGCTCAAACAACCAAAAGCGACCTGGAAATATCCGATGCTATGGCTACCTACTGGACCAACTTTGCAAAGTATGGCCATCCCAATGGCAGCGGGTTGCCTGCCTGGCCGGCCTTCAGCGATAAAAAACCGGTAGTGATGTATTTTAATCAAACTCCGCATTCGGGACCCGTACCGGATGCAAAATCACTTGAAGTGCTGGATGCTTATTTTAAATGGCGCCGTACACCGGAAGGGGAAGAGTGGGCGAAGTGA
- a CDS encoding glycoside hydrolase family 97 protein: MKSKTIVIVCILFCNSLMAREAPQVAKLESPDRSIVLNVFLSASGEIQYRIQKAGVNIIEPSALGVMMQGHDFTHGMKLVITAKPEHITESYQTKNAKKSSILYQANQLELSFVNDEKKKMAIIFRLSNDGVAFRYSFPWIKSNETIIKEFSAFSFDKNARAWLQPMSEAKTGFEHCHPSYEEHYLQDIAVGTQSPLKSGWVYPALFKTKDTWVLITEAALDGTYCGTRLMNDAAPGVYSIGLADPREVFTGGGHLPKNNKPWLTPWRIITIGSLKTIAESTLGTDLAPAAVFRDTSFVKPGKASWSWINSKDDNITFDEQKKYIDYAADMHWQYCLIDADWDTKIGYDKIADLSAFAKQKNVGLLLWYNSAGDWNTIKYHPKDVLLTKEGREKEFSRLQAMGIKGIKVDFFGGDGQSMIQYYIDILNDAAKYKLLVNFHGATLPRGWQKTYPHLMTAEAIYGMEMVTFDQTAADVQANHCAMLPFTRNAFDPMDFTPMNLTGLTSSNCIRKTTPAFELALSVLFLSGIQHYAQSPEGMVRVPDEVKAFLRTLPGNWDDVRFLAGYPGKYAVIARRSGNRWYIAGINGEKNEKKINLDIASFKKSRATLFTDGTRGELFSKAILNAAKQKEYDITLDANSGFVMVLE, from the coding sequence ATGAAATCGAAAACTATTGTAATTGTTTGTATCCTGTTTTGTAATTCATTGATGGCCCGGGAGGCGCCACAGGTAGCTAAACTGGAAAGTCCCGACAGGTCGATCGTGTTAAACGTATTTTTATCAGCTTCCGGCGAAATTCAATACAGGATACAAAAAGCTGGTGTTAACATCATTGAACCTTCGGCTTTAGGTGTGATGATGCAGGGGCATGATTTTACACATGGCATGAAACTGGTCATAACAGCAAAGCCGGAACACATAACAGAAAGCTACCAAACCAAAAATGCAAAAAAAAGCAGTATTCTTTACCAGGCCAATCAATTGGAGTTATCCTTTGTGAATGACGAAAAGAAAAAAATGGCAATCATTTTCCGGTTGTCCAACGACGGGGTGGCTTTCCGGTATTCTTTTCCCTGGATAAAAAGTAATGAAACGATAATCAAAGAATTTTCCGCTTTTTCATTCGACAAAAATGCAAGGGCCTGGTTGCAACCCATGAGTGAAGCAAAAACAGGTTTTGAACATTGTCATCCGTCTTATGAAGAACATTATTTGCAGGACATTGCGGTTGGCACCCAATCACCATTAAAGTCGGGTTGGGTGTATCCTGCTTTGTTTAAAACAAAGGATACATGGGTGTTGATAACCGAAGCGGCGCTTGATGGTACTTATTGCGGTACAAGATTGATGAATGACGCTGCCCCGGGAGTCTATTCAATCGGCTTAGCCGACCCCAGAGAAGTGTTTACTGGCGGTGGCCATTTACCCAAAAACAATAAGCCGTGGCTTACCCCCTGGCGTATTATAACCATCGGAAGTTTGAAAACAATTGCAGAATCAACATTGGGTACCGATCTGGCGCCGGCAGCGGTGTTCAGGGATACCTCTTTTGTAAAACCGGGAAAAGCCAGCTGGAGTTGGATCAATAGCAAGGATGACAACATCACTTTCGATGAACAAAAAAAATATATCGACTATGCGGCTGACATGCACTGGCAATATTGCCTCATTGATGCAGACTGGGATACTAAGATCGGCTATGATAAAATAGCCGATCTGTCGGCATTTGCAAAACAAAAAAATGTTGGCTTGTTATTATGGTACAATTCTGCAGGCGACTGGAACACGATCAAATATCATCCTAAAGATGTACTGCTTACAAAGGAAGGAAGGGAAAAAGAATTCAGCCGTTTACAGGCAATGGGCATAAAAGGCATAAAGGTCGATTTCTTCGGTGGAGACGGGCAAAGCATGATCCAATACTATATCGACATTTTGAATGATGCGGCAAAATATAAGCTGCTGGTGAACTTTCACGGCGCTACATTGCCAAGAGGCTGGCAAAAAACATATCCTCATCTTATGACAGCCGAAGCCATTTATGGAATGGAGATGGTAACATTTGACCAGACTGCAGCCGATGTACAGGCTAACCATTGCGCTATGTTGCCGTTCACCCGGAACGCATTCGACCCCATGGATTTTACACCCATGAATCTTACCGGGCTTACGTCCTCCAATTGCATCAGAAAAACCACGCCCGCCTTTGAACTGGCACTTTCGGTCTTATTCTTATCGGGCATACAGCATTATGCACAATCACCCGAAGGAATGGTTCGTGTACCGGACGAGGTGAAAGCGTTTTTAAGAACACTTCCCGGCAACTGGGACGATGTGAGATTTTTAGCCGGCTATCCCGGAAAATATGCTGTCATTGCCCGGCGAAGCGGTAACCGGTGGTACATCGCGGGTATTAATGGCGAAAAAAATGAAAAGAAAATAAATCTTGATATTGCCTCATTTAAGAAAAGCAGGGCAACGCTGTTCACGGATGGGACCAGGGGCGAATTGTTTTCAAAAGCCATTCTTAATGCCGCAAAGCAAAAAGAGTACGATATTACACTGGATGCAAATAGTGGATTTGTAATGGTGCTTGAATGA
- a CDS encoding IPT/TIG domain-containing protein — MTSRYKLFSGAVVLFALLTTGVVSCKKNSDAAPSLTRVRTVNKYDSMLVTHRQDLGTSYTSNDVIPVAFDSTVTAGALGGLFAIIGTNLQTTTTVSFNGYAVYFNPALVTNTSIIVRIAAETPWLNGSNKLVVTTKYGSATLDFMILQPAPTITGLSQFTGNAGDTVTINGTVLDNASVVKFGSTAAKIVSNTSTAIKVIVPANALGVTTITTPGGTSSGPYASYNGVVPPMAVPFGFKSLLYEDAVPSNGYTFGFIGWNANTQSTEVVKRGQYSIRVDYTGNYAGYAVGSGPGIDLTGATYIKFSIYGGSTGCEGKVIKVALNDFDHRQVPVILHEKVWSTYVIPLNLFQDATQTGTPTSLSYLGFQELSASAPETIFLDDLGVY; from the coding sequence ATGACTTCACGATATAAATTGTTCTCGGGCGCTGTGGTGTTGTTCGCCTTGCTCACAACGGGCGTTGTGTCGTGCAAAAAGAACAGCGACGCAGCTCCTTCGCTCACCCGGGTACGTACGGTGAACAAATACGACAGCATGCTGGTAACGCACCGGCAGGACCTGGGCACATCGTACACATCGAATGACGTAATACCTGTAGCCTTTGATTCTACGGTAACCGCGGGCGCGCTGGGCGGCCTGTTTGCCATCATAGGTACTAATCTGCAAACCACCACCACCGTATCGTTCAACGGGTACGCTGTTTATTTTAACCCGGCGCTGGTTACCAATACGTCTATCATCGTTAGAATTGCCGCCGAAACACCCTGGCTGAACGGCAGTAACAAGCTGGTGGTTACTACCAAATACGGTTCCGCAACGCTCGATTTCATGATACTGCAACCGGCGCCCACCATTACCGGCCTCAGCCAGTTTACCGGCAATGCCGGCGATACCGTAACCATTAACGGCACCGTGCTCGACAATGCCTCGGTGGTGAAATTCGGGTCCACGGCGGCGAAGATCGTGTCCAATACATCTACCGCCATTAAAGTGATCGTACCGGCCAATGCGCTGGGTGTAACAACTATAACTACACCAGGGGGCACTTCGTCTGGGCCCTACGCTTCTTATAACGGGGTAGTACCACCTATGGCCGTCCCTTTTGGGTTCAAAAGCCTGTTGTACGAGGACGCGGTTCCTTCCAACGGTTACACCTTTGGTTTTATTGGCTGGAACGCTAATACCCAAAGTACCGAAGTGGTGAAACGCGGCCAGTATTCCATCCGGGTCGATTATACGGGTAATTATGCGGGTTATGCCGTTGGCAGCGGCCCCGGCATCGACTTAACAGGCGCTACCTATATTAAATTTTCCATTTACGGCGGTTCTACCGGTTGCGAAGGAAAGGTGATAAAAGTAGCCCTGAACGATTTCGACCATCGCCAGGTACCCGTTATCCTGCATGAAAAAGTTTGGAGTACCTATGTTATTCCTTTGAACCTGTTCCAGGATGCCACGCAAACGGGCACCCCCACATCACTCAGCTACCTGGGCTTCCAGGAACTGAGCGCCAGTGCGCCGGAAACTATTTTCCTGGATGATCTGGGTGTTTATTAA